A window of Adhaeribacter arboris genomic DNA:
CGCTGCTACAATTATTGATTTGCATTAACGCCTTTCTTCTCTAACACGATAAACCCCAGGAATTTTTATTAACAGCCGCCAAACGCTTTTATTTCTTATTTGCCAGAGTGTCAGTCGTAAAGTTTTCGGAAAAAGAAGCTTTTTAAATATTTGACATTTTCAAAGACCTCTGACGGCGAATTAATCGCACAAATATTTGCCCTCGCACGTAACTTATTAGAAGGATTTCGGTTAAAATATTATAAAAAAACTAATCCGATTCCTATTTTCTGTAGTGTAATTAGAAAATGTTCAATCAATCCTTTGTTTCTGCTCCGTTGAAAAATCAGATTTCTTGATTTTTAAATTCTATTAAGCTTACAATTCCTAAAAATTAATCTGTTAAATCTGTTCATTTATGAGAAACCCAATACCCCCGCTTTTTTTTACTTTGGTTGCTCCTCGTTTAAACTTATACCGGCAGAAGTTGACTGCTTTCCTGCTGGTACTTATCCTTGGGTTAAGTTTATGTTCCGGCAACCTATACGCTCAGACTGCAGTAACCGGAACGGTTTCCGGCACGGGTGGCGAAGCTTTACCTGGTGTAACGGTTTTATTGAAAGGCACCACTAACGGTACAACCACCGATGCCAGCGGCAGTTACAGCATTAGCATCCCTACTGGTCAGGAAAACGGCACCCTCACTTTTTCTTTTATTGGTTATGTTAGCCAGGATGTAGCGATTAATAACCGAACTACGGTAAATATAACCTTAGCCGAAGATACCAAAGCCCTGCAGGAAGTAGTCGTAATTGGTTATCAAACCGTCCGGAAGCAAGACTTAACGGGCGCAGTTTCGGTGATTAACCCAGCCGCCGCTAACCGGGTAGCCACCAATTCGGTAGCCGAATCCTTACAAGGTTTAGCCCCGGGAATTACGGTACGTAACAGCGGCGCTCCCGGCCAAATGGCCCGCATTGAAGTGCGGGGTGCGGCCAGTTTTGCCAACACCGATCCTTTGTATGTGATTGATGGTATGATTGCCGATGCCAATACTACCATTAATAATAATGATATTGAGTCTATTCAGGTGTTAAAAGATGCTTCGGCAGCAGCTATTTACGGCGCCCGGGCCGCTAACGGGGTAGTAATTATTACTACCAAACAAGGCAAGGAAGGTCCGGCTAAAGTTTCGCTCTCAGCGCGTTACGGCATTCAACGGATTCCGAAACGCTACGATATTATGAATAGTACCGAGTTTGCGGCCATGCAGCGTACCCAATACGAAAACTCCGGTCAAACGCCGCCCGCCAGCGTGGGCTCCGCTTTTAACCCCAATATTGATACCGACTGGCAAGACGAAGTAATGCGCACCGGTAACGTGCAGGATTATAACTTGTCGTTATCGGGAGGTTCTAAAACGGGTACTTACCTTATTTCGGGCAGTTATTTTACGAACAAAGGCGTACTCATTGGTAATTCTTTTGAGCGGGCAACGTTACGGGTAAATACCCGCAGCACCAAGGGCCGGATTACCTTCGGCGAAAACATGGTGCTCTCTAACTCGAATACCAAAGATATTCCGGGTACCAATACTACCGAAATAAATCCGTTTTACAATGCCCCCCAAATGCTGCCGATTATTCCGGTGCGGGACCCTAGTTACATAAATTCTACTAACCCGGCCGGTTGGGGCTTCGGGCGGGTAGATGCGGTTACCTACGTGTCGAACCCGGTAGCTATCGCCGATTTAAACCCCCGGAAATTTAATTATGCCAAACTGGTAGGAAATGCTTTCGTGGATGTAAAAATTGCCGATTGGTTAACTTATCGCTTTAACACTGGTGCTGAGGTAAGTTTCGACTATTACAACGAAATCCGCAAAGTGGGCGTGTGGGAGTTTAACGCCGCTCCGCGGAATAGCTCCGTCGATGAAGATCGTTCGCGTTATTTAAATCTCTTGTTCGAAAATACGCTTAATTTTAATAAAGCTTTTGGCGTACATAATATTAGCGGGGTAGTTGGTATTACCCAACAACACGTTACCCGCGAAAATACTTCCGGCGGTCGCTCCGACTTACAAATTTACAATAACGAGTATTTTACTACCATTGGCTCGGCCAGCGGTACTTCCGTCGCAGGTGGGGGGCGCCCCATTGATTACCGGTTATACGGTTATCTGGGCCGGATTATTTATTCCTACAACGATAAATACTTGTTAACCCTGACCGGCCGCATCGACCAGGATTCCCGTTTTGGGGCTAATTACCGGACCGGTTATTTTCCTTCCGTTGCCGCCGGGTGGCGCATCAGCAAAGAAAGCTTCTTTAACGTGGACTGGGTAACCGATTTAAAAATCAATGCTTCCTACGGCGAGTTGGGTATTGTAACCCAAGGTTCTTATGATTACACGGCCTTTATCAATAACAGCCCCCGCGCTATTTTCGGGCCCAATCAAACTCCCTTCGTCGGTAGCACGCAGGCCCAAGTGGTGAACGAAAACCTGAAATGGGAAGAGCGGGTGGTGCGCAATATTGGTATTGATGCCGGATTTTTAAATAATAGTTTAATCGTATCGCTGGAAGGCTATAACTCTTTATCGAACGATAATTTATTGCAACTCCCGGTAGCCGGTTATTTAGGCAATTTACGGGGTGATCCCTTTATTAACGCCGGGTCTATCCGCAATAAAGGCATCGAGTTCTCGGCTACCTACCGCAACAGCAACCAAGCCCTGAAATGGGATGTAAGCGGTAATTTTACCACCATCAAAAACGTAGTAGAAGATGTAGGAAACCAGGGCGAAGGTATCAATTACATTCAATCGGGCAATACCCGTACCCAGGTAGGCCGCTCCTTAGGCGAATGGTACGTCGTTCAAACCGATGGATTGTTCCAGACCCAGGAAGAAGTAAACAACTACGTAACTGCTACCGGCGTTAAAATTCAGCCGAATGCCAAACCCGGCGACATAAAATTCATTGACCAGAATGGAGATGGAGCCATCAATGCCAGCGACCGTACCTTCAGAGGGTCGCCGTGGCCAAAATTACAAACCGGAGCGCAGTTTAATGCTTCTTACAACCAATTTAGCCTGAATTTACAATTAGTAGGCGTGTTTGGTAACAAGCTCTACAACGATGTCCGGCGCGCCTTGGATTCGTACCAGCAAACTAATTTCCGCAGCGATATTAGTCCTTGGTCGCCTACCAATACCGATACCGAAGATCCCCGCATTGCTTTAAATACGGAGCAAAGTATTATTGATAACAATCGCGGCGATAGCGATCGTTGGTTGGAAAAC
This region includes:
- a CDS encoding SusC/RagA family TonB-linked outer membrane protein, producing the protein MRNPIPPLFFTLVAPRLNLYRQKLTAFLLVLILGLSLCSGNLYAQTAVTGTVSGTGGEALPGVTVLLKGTTNGTTTDASGSYSISIPTGQENGTLTFSFIGYVSQDVAINNRTTVNITLAEDTKALQEVVVIGYQTVRKQDLTGAVSVINPAAANRVATNSVAESLQGLAPGITVRNSGAPGQMARIEVRGAASFANTDPLYVIDGMIADANTTINNNDIESIQVLKDASAAAIYGARAANGVVIITTKQGKEGPAKVSLSARYGIQRIPKRYDIMNSTEFAAMQRTQYENSGQTPPASVGSAFNPNIDTDWQDEVMRTGNVQDYNLSLSGGSKTGTYLISGSYFTNKGVLIGNSFERATLRVNTRSTKGRITFGENMVLSNSNTKDIPGTNTTEINPFYNAPQMLPIIPVRDPSYINSTNPAGWGFGRVDAVTYVSNPVAIADLNPRKFNYAKLVGNAFVDVKIADWLTYRFNTGAEVSFDYYNEIRKVGVWEFNAAPRNSSVDEDRSRYLNLLFENTLNFNKAFGVHNISGVVGITQQHVTRENTSGGRSDLQIYNNEYFTTIGSASGTSVAGGGRPIDYRLYGYLGRIIYSYNDKYLLTLTGRIDQDSRFGANYRTGYFPSVAAGWRISKESFFNVDWVTDLKINASYGELGIVTQGSYDYTAFINNSPRAIFGPNQTPFVGSTQAQVVNENLKWEERVVRNIGIDAGFLNNSLIVSLEGYNSLSNDNLLQLPVAGYLGNLRGDPFINAGSIRNKGIEFSATYRNSNQALKWDVSGNFTTIKNVVEDVGNQGEGINYIQSGNTRTQVGRSLGEWYVVQTDGLFQTQEEVNNYVTATGVKIQPNAKPGDIKFIDQNGDGAINASDRTFRGSPWPKLQTGAQFNASYNQFSLNLQLVGVFGNKLYNDVRRALDSYQQTNFRSDISPWSPTNTDTEDPRIALNTEQSIIDNNRGDSDRWLENGSYVRLRNVELGYNVPTALLGRAGLQNARFFISGQNLFTITKYSGLDPDVVGNPDPNSARTRILERGVDLGNWPASRVFSFGVQCDF